The following coding sequences lie in one Azospirillum humicireducens genomic window:
- the fliE gene encoding flagellar hook-basal body complex protein FliE has protein sequence MINPLNAAAAYATTAAKTTGPGLAARDGASFGDVLEQAAKESIGTLKKSEDMSALASVGKADLNEVVQAVTNAEVTLQTVTAVRDKVLNAYQEILRMPM, from the coding sequence ATGATCAATCCGCTGAACGCCGCCGCGGCCTACGCCACCACCGCCGCCAAGACGACCGGACCCGGCCTGGCCGCGCGCGACGGTGCCTCCTTCGGCGACGTGCTGGAACAGGCGGCCAAGGAGAGCATCGGCACCTTGAAGAAGAGCGAGGACATGTCGGCACTCGCCTCCGTCGGCAAGGCCGACCTCAACGAGGTGGTCCAGGCCGTGACCAACGCCGAGGTGACGCTGCAGACCGTCACTGCGGTTCGCGACAAGGTTCTGAACGCCTATCAGGAAATCCTGCGCATGCCGATGTGA
- a CDS encoding flagellar biosynthetic protein FliQ, which produces MSETEVIELCRTSIVTLVIVCGPILVIMMLLGTVISIFQAVTQISEQTLAMVPKVMLVFGLSILLMPFMLGKLTEFFEHEVADRIVAIGVGAHDNGGAPFTPGTGITPAPAPTAAAAGG; this is translated from the coding sequence ATGAGCGAGACCGAAGTCATCGAGCTGTGCCGAACCTCGATCGTCACTCTGGTGATCGTGTGCGGGCCGATTCTCGTCATCATGATGCTTCTGGGCACCGTGATTTCGATCTTCCAGGCCGTCACCCAGATCAGCGAGCAGACCCTGGCCATGGTGCCGAAGGTGATGCTGGTCTTCGGGTTGAGCATCCTGCTGATGCCTTTCATGCTGGGCAAGCTGACCGAGTTCTTCGAGCATGAGGTCGCCGACCGCATCGTCGCCATCGGCGTCGGCGCCCACGACAATGGCGGCGCCCCCTTCACGCCCGGTACGGGCATAACGCCGGCCCCGGCGCCGACCGCGGCCGCGGCGGGCGGATGA
- the flgC gene encoding flagellar basal body rod protein FlgC: MDLYKSMAVSASGLKAQGTRLKVIAENLANANTTAETPGDLPYRRKTVIFKNELDRAMDVDKVRVAKVGVDKGDFQRRYDPSHPSADADGYVLLPNVNSVVEAMDMREAQRSYEANLSAIDTARQMLTRTIDILRT; this comes from the coding sequence ATGGATCTCTACAAGTCGATGGCGGTATCCGCCTCGGGCCTGAAGGCGCAAGGGACGCGCCTGAAGGTCATTGCTGAGAATCTGGCCAACGCCAACACCACGGCGGAAACGCCGGGCGATCTGCCCTATCGCCGCAAGACGGTGATCTTCAAGAACGAGCTGGACCGGGCGATGGATGTGGACAAGGTCCGCGTCGCCAAGGTCGGCGTCGACAAGGGCGACTTCCAGCGCCGCTACGACCCGTCCCACCCGTCGGCCGACGCCGACGGCTACGTCCTGCTGCCGAATGTCAATTCGGTGGTCGAGGCGATGGACATGCGCGAAGCTCAGCGCAGCTACGAGGCGAACCTGTCGGCCATCGACACCGCGCGTCAGATGCTGACCCGCACCATCGACATTCTGCGCACCTGA
- a CDS encoding FliO/MopB family protein, with product MDLDQYIRFLMALFFVVALIMVVAWVMRRLGMAGGTVRGRARQRRLSVVEALPIDAKRRLVLVRRDDREHLILLSANGDLLVDSAPAGGFDSALAMSADTAPVTSPAAPVATGSQPQ from the coding sequence ATGGATCTCGACCAGTATATCCGTTTCCTGATGGCGCTTTTCTTCGTGGTGGCGCTGATCATGGTCGTCGCCTGGGTGATGCGCCGCCTCGGCATGGCCGGCGGCACCGTGCGCGGCCGGGCACGCCAGCGCCGGCTGAGCGTGGTGGAGGCGCTGCCGATCGACGCCAAGCGGCGGCTGGTCCTGGTCCGCCGCGATGACCGCGAGCATCTGATCCTGCTGAGCGCCAACGGCGACCTGCTGGTCGACAGCGCGCCAGCCGGCGGCTTCGACAGCGCACTGGCCATGTCGGCCGACACAGCCCCCGTCACCTCACCAGCCGCTCCGGTCGCGACGGGGAGTCAGCCGCAATGA
- a CDS encoding EscU/YscU/HrcU family type III secretion system export apparatus switch protein → MPARRPVAVALKYELGTETLPRIVATGKGTVAEQILEVAFANGVKVREDADLVEILSAIDVDSDIPVEAIAAVAEILAYVYRANGTLPPEPQAEEPATPLPAQTMEDTP, encoded by the coding sequence ATGCCTGCGCGGCGTCCGGTCGCCGTCGCCCTGAAATATGAACTCGGCACGGAGACTCTGCCGCGGATCGTCGCCACCGGCAAGGGAACGGTGGCGGAGCAGATCCTGGAGGTGGCCTTCGCCAACGGCGTCAAGGTGCGCGAGGATGCCGATCTGGTCGAGATCCTGTCGGCGATCGACGTCGACAGCGACATTCCGGTGGAAGCAATCGCCGCCGTCGCGGAAATCCTAGCCTATGTCTACCGCGCGAACGGCACCCTGCCACCGGAACCGCAAGCGGAAGAGCCTGCGACGCCCTTGCCTGCCCAGACAATGGAGGACACGCCGTGA
- the flgB gene encoding flagellar basal body rod protein FlgB — translation MDLGNLGIFKLMSRKMDWLTQRQEVISQNIANANTPEYKSRDLKSFSFRDALSDNRRLTPVATDPSHLAGTRGPGGLAKEQKVSDPYETAPDGNNVVLEEQMMRMGQNAMDYQTITNLYKKQVTMIKSAIRSGG, via the coding sequence ATGGACCTCGGAAATCTCGGCATCTTCAAGCTGATGTCGCGCAAGATGGACTGGCTGACCCAGCGTCAGGAAGTCATTTCGCAGAACATCGCCAACGCCAACACGCCCGAGTACAAGAGCCGCGACCTGAAGTCCTTCAGCTTCCGCGACGCGCTGAGCGACAACCGGCGCCTGACTCCGGTGGCGACGGATCCGTCCCATCTGGCGGGAACCCGCGGTCCCGGCGGCCTTGCCAAGGAACAGAAGGTGAGCGACCCGTACGAAACGGCGCCGGACGGCAACAACGTCGTCCTGGAAGAGCAGATGATGCGGATGGGCCAGAACGCGATGGACTACCAGACCATCACCAACCTGTACAAAAAACAGGTCACGATGATCAAGTCGGCGATCCGCTCCGGCGGCTGA
- the fliP gene encoding flagellar type III secretion system pore protein FliP (The bacterial flagellar biogenesis protein FliP forms a type III secretion system (T3SS)-type pore required for flagellar assembly.), translating to MRAVLPHGLAGCWKPLSAGLLLALAIGVFTGLCAGPALAQSLTFDLGDAGGTATGRIVQMVALITVLSLAPSILIMMTAFTRIVIVLSFLRNALGVQQVPPTTVMMSLALFLTFFVMAPVFERSYTQGIQPLINQEIDEMEAFRRTVAPLREFMLNHTSEKDLRLFMDMARIQSVPEPSDMPLHVLVPAFMISEIKRGFEIGFLLFLPFLIIDMVVSSILMSMGMMMLPPTMVAIPFKIIFFVLVDGWYLIAGSLARSFGTI from the coding sequence ATGAGGGCGGTCCTCCCCCACGGTCTCGCGGGCTGCTGGAAGCCGCTGTCCGCCGGACTGCTTCTGGCGCTGGCCATCGGTGTGTTCACCGGCCTCTGCGCCGGGCCGGCGCTGGCGCAGAGCCTGACCTTCGACCTTGGCGACGCCGGCGGCACGGCAACCGGCCGCATCGTCCAGATGGTGGCACTGATCACGGTGCTGTCCCTGGCGCCGTCGATCCTGATCATGATGACGGCCTTCACCCGCATCGTCATCGTGCTGTCCTTCCTGCGCAACGCGCTGGGCGTGCAACAGGTGCCGCCGACCACGGTGATGATGTCGCTGGCGCTGTTCCTGACCTTCTTCGTCATGGCCCCGGTGTTCGAGCGCAGCTACACCCAGGGCATCCAGCCGCTGATCAATCAGGAAATCGACGAGATGGAGGCGTTCCGCCGCACGGTGGCGCCGCTGCGCGAGTTCATGCTGAATCACACCAGCGAGAAGGATCTGCGGCTGTTCATGGACATGGCGCGCATCCAGTCGGTGCCGGAGCCGTCCGACATGCCGCTGCACGTCCTGGTCCCCGCCTTCATGATCTCGGAGATCAAGCGCGGATTCGAGATCGGGTTCCTGCTGTTCCTGCCCTTCCTGATCATCGACATGGTGGTGTCGTCGATCCTGATGTCGATGGGCATGATGATGCTGCCGCCGACCATGGTCGCCATCCCCTTCAAGATCATCTTCTTCGTGCTGGTCGACGGGTGGTATCTGATCGCCGGATCGCTGGCGCGCAGTTTCGGCACGATCTGA
- a CDS encoding fasciclin domain-containing protein codes for MKKVATVAIATLLFAGCANAAMEKMVGGAPMYPNKTIVENASQSKDHTTLVAAVKAAGLVDTLSGKGPFTVFAPTNAAFAALPAGTVDTLLKPENKGQLTKVLTYHVVPGKIDAKDLVADIKKGNGKAMLKTVEGMPLTFTQSGDAVMVADASGTMARVTIADVQQSNGVVHVIDKVLLPK; via the coding sequence ATGAAGAAGGTTGCCACCGTGGCGATCGCCACCCTTCTTTTTGCCGGTTGCGCCAATGCCGCCATGGAAAAGATGGTTGGCGGTGCCCCGATGTACCCCAACAAGACCATCGTTGAAAACGCGTCCCAGTCGAAGGACCACACCACGCTGGTCGCCGCCGTGAAGGCCGCCGGGCTGGTCGACACGCTGAGCGGCAAGGGCCCCTTCACCGTCTTCGCCCCCACAAACGCGGCCTTCGCCGCCCTGCCCGCCGGCACCGTCGACACGCTGCTGAAGCCGGAGAACAAGGGCCAGTTGACCAAGGTGCTGACCTATCACGTCGTACCGGGCAAGATCGACGCCAAGGATCTCGTGGCCGACATCAAGAAGGGCAACGGCAAGGCGATGCTGAAGACGGTGGAAGGCATGCCGCTGACCTTCACCCAGTCCGGCGACGCCGTGATGGTCGCCGACGCGTCTGGCACCATGGCCCGCGTCACCATCGCCGACGTCCAGCAGTCGAACGGCGTGGTCCACGTCATCGACAAGGTTCTGCTGCCGAAGTAA
- a CDS encoding potassium transporter Kup codes for MTDTALKAAPPDTGKLATLTLGALGVVFGDIGTSPLYTLRECFGGEHGLALTPDNILGIMSLVFWALVMVVTVKYVGFVMRADNKGEGGILSLLALASKTRPDASGRLTLLTALGLFGAALFYGDGMITPAMSVLSAVEGLEVAEPALESVVVPLTVAILIALFAIQSHGTSRVGALFGPIMLAWFSTLGILGLVEVIQQPGVLVAFNPLYAISFFANHGVAGFLVLGAVVLAVTGGEALYADMGHFGRRPIQVAWLAVVLPALLLNYLGQCALLLTDPSAVRSPFYLLAPEWGLYPLIGLSTAATVIASQAVISGVFSLTRQAVQLGLCPRLDIRHTSNEEEGQIYIPRANWGLLAAVLGLVVLFQSSSRLAAAYGIAVTGDMIITTTLFLVVARRRWNWSLPLCLAVGAVFLTIEISFFAANAVKIPHGGWVPLVIAVLTLGLMATWRRGRAVLTMRLAEESLPLDAFIRRQAKSSDILRVKGTAVFMTSSSNTVPIALLHNLKHNQVLHERVVFVTVVVEDVPRVPAKDRVVVEGLAEGFYRITVRYGFSQEPNIPKALRLCKAFGLEFDVMATSFFLGRETLIPQMNSQMALWREKLFVVMSRTSVSATDFFKLPPNRVVELGTQVQL; via the coding sequence ATGACTGACACCGCTTTGAAGGCCGCGCCGCCAGACACCGGCAAGCTCGCGACGCTGACCCTGGGTGCGCTCGGGGTCGTTTTCGGCGACATCGGCACCAGCCCGCTCTATACGCTTCGCGAATGCTTCGGCGGCGAGCATGGGCTGGCACTGACCCCCGACAACATCCTCGGCATCATGTCGCTGGTGTTCTGGGCCCTGGTGATGGTCGTCACCGTCAAGTATGTGGGCTTCGTCATGCGGGCCGACAACAAGGGCGAAGGAGGAATCCTGTCCCTGCTGGCTCTGGCGTCGAAGACACGGCCGGATGCGTCGGGCCGGCTCACGCTGCTGACCGCGCTGGGACTGTTCGGGGCTGCGCTGTTCTACGGTGACGGCATGATCACCCCGGCAATGTCCGTGCTGTCCGCGGTCGAAGGCCTGGAGGTGGCGGAGCCGGCGCTGGAGTCGGTCGTGGTGCCGCTGACCGTCGCCATCCTGATCGCCCTGTTCGCCATCCAGAGCCATGGCACGTCGCGCGTCGGTGCACTGTTCGGCCCGATCATGCTGGCATGGTTCTCCACGCTCGGCATCCTGGGGCTGGTCGAGGTGATTCAGCAGCCGGGCGTCCTGGTCGCCTTCAACCCGCTCTACGCCATTTCCTTCTTCGCCAACCACGGCGTGGCCGGCTTCCTGGTGTTGGGCGCCGTCGTGCTGGCGGTGACCGGCGGCGAGGCTCTCTATGCCGACATGGGCCATTTCGGCCGCCGCCCGATCCAGGTGGCATGGCTGGCCGTGGTGCTGCCGGCGCTCCTGCTCAACTATCTGGGCCAGTGCGCGCTTCTGCTGACCGATCCGTCGGCGGTGCGCAGCCCCTTCTATCTGCTGGCGCCGGAATGGGGGCTCTATCCCCTGATCGGCCTGTCGACGGCCGCCACCGTCATCGCCAGCCAGGCGGTGATCTCCGGCGTCTTCTCCCTGACCCGGCAGGCGGTGCAGTTGGGCCTCTGCCCACGCCTGGACATTCGCCACACCTCCAACGAGGAGGAGGGGCAGATCTACATTCCCCGCGCCAATTGGGGCCTGCTGGCCGCGGTGCTGGGGTTGGTGGTGCTGTTCCAGTCCTCCAGCCGTCTCGCGGCCGCCTACGGCATCGCGGTGACCGGCGACATGATCATCACCACCACCCTGTTCCTGGTGGTCGCGCGCCGCCGCTGGAACTGGAGCCTGCCGCTCTGCCTCGCCGTCGGGGCGGTGTTCCTGACCATCGAGATCTCCTTCTTCGCCGCCAACGCGGTGAAGATTCCCCATGGCGGCTGGGTGCCCCTGGTGATCGCCGTCCTCACGCTCGGCCTGATGGCCACCTGGCGCCGCGGCCGGGCCGTTCTGACCATGCGGCTGGCCGAGGAATCGCTGCCGCTCGACGCCTTCATCAGGCGGCAGGCGAAGTCCTCCGACATCCTTCGGGTGAAGGGCACGGCGGTCTTCATGACCTCCAGTTCCAACACCGTACCCATCGCGCTGCTGCACAACCTGAAGCACAATCAGGTCCTGCATGAGCGCGTCGTCTTCGTCACCGTGGTGGTGGAGGATGTGCCCCGCGTCCCCGCCAAGGACCGCGTGGTGGTGGAAGGCCTGGCCGAAGGCTTCTACCGCATCACCGTGCGCTACGGCTTCTCGCAGGAGCCGAACATCCCGAAGGCGCTGCGGCTGTGCAAGGCGTTCGGGCTGGAGTTCGACGTGATGGCGACCTCCTTCTTCCTCGGCCGGGAGACGCTGATTCCGCAAATGAACTCGCAGATGGCGCTGTGGCGGGAGAAGCTGTTCGTGGTGATGTCCCGCACATCGGTCAGCGCCACCGACTTCTTCAAGCTGCCGCCCAACCGCGTGGTGGAGTTGGGAACGCAGGTGCAGTTGTAG